The Plodia interpunctella isolate USDA-ARS_2022_Savannah chromosome 11, ilPloInte3.2, whole genome shotgun sequence genome includes a window with the following:
- the LOC128673695 gene encoding WW domain-binding protein 11: protein MEYSSTIFLALALLVMICHVHSAPNSRRSRAAAFAEETTKRQSKLEDDFKEEITTLPPAPSNRKNKALNLFGYFPSFLSSGLDYAEDDDDDVTFAVNDDNFDEEDLSRTLPSRRRQQTKKKNGGSFANDNINSLQYDNSPIFYIRLPPTPYMFVPGLGYVSQPPSIGPPMPPMLPPAADPFINLPLDFVSNGKPTGVYQWNGGAGYQQVPQMPPVDFGYGGPQPMMPSPPRPNYNAPSYSKPKPKPAPSNSKVTNLKGTYVFNGKPNDSVYVLRDTYNSIYSDALQNFYP, encoded by the coding sequence ATGGAGTACTCAAGCACTATTTTCCTCGCCTTGGCTCTGCTGGTAATGATCTGCCACGTCCACAGCGCTCCGAACTCCAGAAGATCCCGCGCAGCCGCCTTCGCCGAAGAAACGACCAAACGCCAGAGCAAACTTGAAGACGACTTCAAAGAAGAAATCACTACATTACCACCAGCACCGTCAAACAGAAAAAACAAAGCTCTCAATCTATTCGGATACTTCCCTTCTTTCCTCTCCTCAGGGTTAGATTACGCCGAAGATGACGACGATGACGTAACTTTTGCAGTGAATGACGATAACTTTGATGAAGAAGACCTCTCACGCACACTCCCGTCCAGGCGTAGACAAcaaactaaaaagaaaaatggcgGCAGTTTCGCCAACGACAATATAAATTCTTTGCAGTACGATAATTCGCCAATTTTCTATATCAGATTACCACCCACCCCTTATATGTTCGTGCCAGGCCTAGGGTACGTTTCGCAGCCTCCGAGCATCGGCCCACCAATGCCACCTATGCTGCCTCCAGCCGCTGACCCGTTCATCAACTTGCCATTGGATTTCGTTTCAAATGGGAAACCTACGGGCGTGTACCAATGGAATGGCGGAGCTGGTTACCAACAAGTTCCCCAGATGCCTCCAGTTGATTTCGGTTACGGAGGTCCTCAACCCATGATGCCGTCTCCACCTCGACCAAACTACAATGCTCCTTCATATTCGAAGCCGAAACCGAAACCAGCGCCCTCTAATTCGAAAGTGACCAACCTCAAAGGCACGTATGTTTTCAACGGGAAACCTAACGATAGTGTTTACGTCTTGAGAGACACGTACAACTCGATATATTCCGATGCTCTTCAAAATTTCTACCCCTAA